Proteins encoded together in one Octopus bimaculoides isolate UCB-OBI-ISO-001 chromosome 24, ASM119413v2, whole genome shotgun sequence window:
- the LOC106874445 gene encoding COMM domain-containing protein 2, protein MFNLLKDEHKEHLKFLTNVDAEVVREFCRISLQFIENGANPKVYQGAAQKLDVETKVVQSAVEGLMYLLTETSRFMIPETEYKESLSILGFQDDKIDILLTMYLENRGNIRNILSEMSMELPHYDNLEWRFDVQVASRSMRHQVMPNVLLKLHLEEDDEVTTHHLQTDPGNLVQLTKELEKALDEMKSPFCRRIVRNID, encoded by the exons ATGTTCAATTTGTTAAAAGATGAACACAAGGAGCATTTGAAATTCTTAACAAATGTTGATGCTGAAG TTGTTCGGGAATTCTGTCGCATCTCCTTGCAGTTCATTGAAAATGGCGCCAACCCAAAAGTTTACCAAGGTGCCGCAC AGAAACTCGACGTGGAGACTAAAGTTGTTCAGTCGGCCGTGGAAGGGTTGATGTACCTCCTGACAGAGACCTCACGATTTATG ATTCCTGAAACAGAATACAAAGAGTCTTTAAGTATTCTTGGCTTCCAAGATGACAAAATAGACATTTTGCTCACTATGTATCTAGAAAACAGAGGAAACATCCGGAATATTCTTTCGGAAATGTCTATGGAGTTGCCACATTATGACAATTTAGAATGGCGTTTTGATGTTCAG GTTGCAAGTCGATCCATGAGGCACCAGGTGATGCCAAACGTTCTGCTGAAGCTCCACTTAGAAGAGGATGATGAAGTCACAACACACCATCTACAAACTGACCCTGGGAACCTTGTTCAGTTAACTAAGGAACTGGAAAAAGCTCTTGATGAGATGAAATCACCCTTTTGCAGACGCATTGTTAGAAACATAGATTGA